A genomic region of Eucalyptus grandis isolate ANBG69807.140 chromosome 5, ASM1654582v1, whole genome shotgun sequence contains the following coding sequences:
- the LOC104446114 gene encoding uncharacterized protein LOC104446114: MKGIKHRGLYKLQGETVTNFTAETSDASIREFMDCSKKTWRFVPMHKFDAGVKITQSRVLIETETARSVCGSVNTDLDGVQLEVELRPKTSESELWYDGCLPVTSFIFLPQGVSHYDELSMKESLIFSDSLKDLKDLRKQLYSAAEYFELSYNEQDHKEIVVNTLRDYATKAFINTADHLGSMTYKVNCLLDDKIGEASAIELRFSCVQQRRRMCEMFVDHGGLSQQSLAIRTPKHHIRYILPGMLPFTRFVIGLLRPKDRSWFMLKNFLSVSKAKDGGDNKNLRYCVTNEVNGEISAEVYPRNIETSASIVRRRHLATQFPQSSRTGPLSFVSTLSNKKAGRY; this comes from the exons atgaaaggaatcaagcatagAGGcttgtataaacttcaaggtgagacagtgacAAATTTCACTGCGGAGACGTCAGATGCATCTATTCGAGAGTTTATGGACTGCTCGAAGAAgacctggaggtttgtgccgatgcacaagtttgatgctggtgtcaAAATCACACAGTCAAGAGTTTTAATCGAAACggagactg CTAGGAGTGTTTGTGGCAGTGTTAATACGGATCTggacggtgttcagcttgaggtggagttgcgaccAAAAACTTCTGAG TCTGAACTTTGGTATGATGGATGCTTGCCTGTTACCTCCTTCATTTTCCTCCCTCAAGGAGTTTCGCATTATGATGAGCTCTCCATGAAAGAGAGTTTGATCTTTTCAGATAGCCTGAAG GACTTGAAGGATCTTAGGAAGCAGTTATACTCAGCGGctgaatattttgaattatcttACAACGAACAAGATCATAAAGAAAT AGTGGTGAACACGCTCAGAGATTATGCAACCAAAGCTTTCATCAACACTGCGGATCACTTGGGCTCAATGACTTATAAGGTCAATTGTCTCCTGGATGACAAGATTGGGGAAGCTTCTGCAATTGAGCTTAGGTTCTCTTGTGTTCAACAG AGACGACGAATGTGTGAGATGTTCGTAGACCACGGAGGCCTATCTCAACAGTCGCTAGCGATAAGGACTCCGAAGCACCACATACGATATATCTTACCAGGCATGCTTCCCTTCACAAGATTTGTCATTGGTTTATTAAGACCAAAAGATCGAAGTTGGTTCATGCTTAAGAACTTTCTTTCAGTTTCAAAAGCTAAAGACGGTGGAGACAACAAAAATCTGCGATATTGCGTGACAAATGAAGTAAATGGCGAAATATCAGCAG AAGTATATCCGAGAAATATAGAGACTTCTGCATCAATCGTCAG GAGACGGCATTTGGCAACACAATTTCCACAATCCTCCCGAACGGGCCCCCTTTCATTCGTAAGTACCTTGTCCAACAAAAAAGCAGGTCGGTATTGA